The following DNA comes from Mucisphaera calidilacus.
ACCACTTCAACGGTAACAGCCTCGACACCGCACGCTGGGAGGCCATCAACCGCCGCGACAGCTACAACAACGAAAAGCAGTACTACCACCCCGACCAGGTGGCGGTCGACAACGGCAATCTCGTCATCACGACGACCGACGAGCCGCTCGCCGGCAAGGACTACCGCTCGGGGCTCGTGCGCACCCACACGGAACAGGCGTACGGCCGCTGGGAGGTCCGCGCCGACCTGCCGACCACCCAAGGCATGTGGCCCGCCATCTGGCTGCTGCCCGACTCCAAGCCATGGCCATCGGGCGGGGAGATCGACATCATGGAAAACCGCGGCAGCGAGCCGTGGAAGGTCTCCAGCGCCTATCACTGGGGCCCGAGCTGGCCCAGCAACTTCGTCTACGACAGCACCTACGCCACCGGCACGAGTTATCACGACGGCTTCCACACCTACGCCGTCGAGTGGGAACCCGACCAGATCCGCTACTACGTCGACGACCAGCTCCACTTCACCGTCAACGACTACACCGCGCCGATCTCCAGCACGCCGATGCACCTGATCATCAACCTCGCCATCGGCGGGGACTATGGCGGCGACCCCAACCACACCACCAGCTTTCCGCAGACGATGGAAGTCGACTACGTCCGCGTCTGGGAACTCGACCAGCCCGAACGACCGCCAGCCGTCGCCGAGCAGAACCTGATGCCCGGCAGCACCTTCGAGGCCGAGGACGGTGGGCTTGATAACTGGCACCCCTTCGGCAGCGAAGCCAGCGTCGGCCTCACCACCGACCACGCTCACCTCGGCGATCAGTCGCTGCGCATCACCGGCTCGGGCGGCGGCGGAACCAGCTACTCGGGCGTCGCGCAGGGCAGTTATCAGGTGGAACCGGGCCAGAAGATCCGTGTCTCCTCCCACGCCATGATCCCGAGCCTGGACAGCCTCATCGGCACCGACAACTTCGTCACGATGAAGCTCGAGTTCTACAGCGTCCTCGGGGGCCAATTCTTCTCCGAGGACATGATCTCCTTCATCGAGACCACCATCGCCAGCAGCACCAGCGACCTCGACACCTGGTTGCTCAACACCCTCGAAGCCACCGTTCCCGAAGGCGCCGTCGAGACGCGCCTCGCCTTCGTCTTCGTCCAGAACGACGGTGCGCCCGGAACGGTCTACATCGACGACGCGACCCTTCAGGTCCTCCGCGACGCCGACCCCGGCGACGCCAACGCCGACGGAGAAGTCAACCTCCTCGACCTCTCCGCACTTGCCAGCAACTTCGGCGGCACCGGCGCATGGGTCCAAGGCGACTTCAACGCCGACGGCAACGTCGACCTGCTCGACCTCTCCCTCCTCGCCTCGGGCTTCAACACCGACGCCGTCCCCACCCCCGGCAGCGCGATGCTCCTGCTCGCGTCATTCGCCGGCGTCTCAAGACGCTCGCTCTGACACAAAAAAGAGCCGCCCGAAAAACGGACGGCCCCGTGTGAGATGACATGAGATGGGGCTTATGCCGAGGCCGCCTCGAACTCGCTGCAGCCGCTTATC
Coding sequences within:
- a CDS encoding family 16 glycosylhydrolase — translated: MLRITPPLLLLGLSCSVAAANGLDREGFNFLWEDHFNGNSLDTARWEAINRRDSYNNEKQYYHPDQVAVDNGNLVITTTDEPLAGKDYRSGLVRTHTEQAYGRWEVRADLPTTQGMWPAIWLLPDSKPWPSGGEIDIMENRGSEPWKVSSAYHWGPSWPSNFVYDSTYATGTSYHDGFHTYAVEWEPDQIRYYVDDQLHFTVNDYTAPISSTPMHLIINLAIGGDYGGDPNHTTSFPQTMEVDYVRVWELDQPERPPAVAEQNLMPGSTFEAEDGGLDNWHPFGSEASVGLTTDHAHLGDQSLRITGSGGGGTSYSGVAQGSYQVEPGQKIRVSSHAMIPSLDSLIGTDNFVTMKLEFYSVLGGQFFSEDMISFIETTIASSTSDLDTWLLNTLEATVPEGAVETRLAFVFVQNDGAPGTVYIDDATLQVLRDADPGDANADGEVNLLDLSALASNFGGTGAWVQGDFNADGNVDLLDLSLLASGFNTDAVPTPGSAMLLLASFAGVSRRSL